In [Mycobacterium] stephanolepidis, the genomic window GTCTCACTTGACATCGCTGTGTCGGGTGCCGTGACGCGGCGTTCAGTATTGCGACAAGTACTAAGACGAACGCCTACCCAGAAAGGTCTTCCGGTGCGAGTAGTGGTGATGGGCTGCGGGCGCGTGGGCGCCGCGCTGGCCGGAGGCCTGGCCAGGATCGGCCACGAGGTGGCGATCATCGACAAGGAAGCCTCCGCCTTCAACCGGCTCAGCCCCGAGTTCACCGGCGAACGCATCGTCGGCATGGGTTTTGATCGCGATGTTCTGTTACGGGCCGGGATCGAGCGGGCACAGGCATTCGCCGCGGTCTCCTCCGGTGATAACTCGAACATCATCTCGGCCCGGGCGGCCCGTGAGACCTTCGGCGTCGAGCGTGTGGTGGCCCGTATCTACGACGCGAAGCGCGCCGCCGTCTACGAGCGGCTCGGCATTCCCACCGTCGCCACCGTGCCGTGGACGACCGATCGTCTGCTGCACGCCCTCACGAGGGAAAGTGACACCACCAAGTGGCGTGATCCGTCCGGTTCGGTCGTGGTCACCGAGCTGGCTCTGCACGAAGAGTGGATCGGCAAGCGCATCACGGCGCTGGAGACGGCCACCGGCGCGCGAGCGGCCTTCATCATCCGGTTCGGCACGGGTCTGCTTCCGGACGCCAAGACAGTCATCCAGGACAGCGACGAGGTGTATGTCTCTGCGGTGTCGGGACGGGCCGCCGAAGCGTTGGCGATCGCGGCGCAACCACCGGGCGAGGATGCTGACGACGACCACGGGAGTGCCCGATGAAGGTCGCTATCGGA contains:
- a CDS encoding potassium channel family protein — its product is MRVVVMGCGRVGAALAGGLARIGHEVAIIDKEASAFNRLSPEFTGERIVGMGFDRDVLLRAGIERAQAFAAVSSGDNSNIISARAARETFGVERVVARIYDAKRAAVYERLGIPTVATVPWTTDRLLHALTRESDTTKWRDPSGSVVVTELALHEEWIGKRITALETATGARAAFIIRFGTGLLPDAKTVIQDSDEVYVSAVSGRAAEALAIAAQPPGEDADDDHGSAR